In the Cololabis saira isolate AMF1-May2022 chromosome 7, fColSai1.1, whole genome shotgun sequence genome, one interval contains:
- the LOC133447005 gene encoding protocadherin gamma-A2-like — MQGTWIYFSLFTLLFGISCGEVRYVLPEEMQMGSVIGNVARDLGLEVSGFDARRARVIAEGTDKLCELDTMSGNLLISQRIDREELCAQETVCILQFQLLLEDPLQAFSLALDIADINDNSPMFAAGDFKLDLVESTVVGRRFPLESAHDPDLGTNSIREYKLSQNDHFALEMSSQMNGNAYPELVLKKPLDREAQTEHVLEIIGIDAGIPVRSGTASIHIHVLDANDNVPVFTQQVYKASISENSAIGTVIGTLNATDLDSGVYGEITYSFSHLSDKMGGVF; from the coding sequence ATGCAAGGGACTTGGatatatttttcattatttactCTCCTTTTTGGCATTTCGTGTGGAGAAGTTCGCTACGTTCTTCCAGAGGAGATGCAGATGGGATCGGTTATTGGAAATGTTGCTCGGGATTTGGGACTGGAGGTGTCGGGGTTTGATGCTCGTCGAGCCCGGGTCATTGCAGAAGGAACCGACAAGCTCTGTGAACTGGACACAATGTCAGGCAATCTTTTGATCAGCCAACGGATAGACCGAGAGGAGCTGTGCGCACAAGAGACTGTCTGCATCCTTCAGTTTCAGCTTTTACTTGAAGATCCTCTTCAAGCATTCAGCTTAGCTTTGGACATTGCAGATATAAACGACAACAGCCCCATGTTCGCTGCAGGGGATTTCAAACTAGATTTAGTGGAATCCACCGTTGTGGGGAGGCGCTTTCCTCTAGAAAGCGCGCACGACCCTGATCTTGGCACCAATTCAATCCGTGAATATAAATTGAGCCAGAATGATCACTTTGCACTAGAAATGAGCTCCCAAATGAATGGCAATGCTTACCCGGAGCTTGTTCTTAAAAAGCCCTTGGATCGAGAGGCTCAAACTGAACATGTACTGGAAATCATTGGAATTGATGCGGGAATACCTGTCAGATCAGGAACTGCTTCTATCCACATCCATGTTTTGGACGCAAATGATAATGTCCCAGTTTTTACCCAACAAGTTTACAAAGCCTCTATATCAGAGAACTCAGCGATAGGGACTGTCATTGGAACCCTGAATGCCACGGACTTGGACAGCGGTGTTTATGGAGAGATAACTTACTCCTTTAGTCACCTGTCCGACAAGATGGGAGGAGTTTTTTGA